Part of the Planctomycetota bacterium genome is shown below.
TGATGCGAACGGCCGTCAACATCTTCAGCGACTCCGTCGCCGCCGTCACGATCGCCCGAAGCGAAGGCGAGACTGACGTCCTCGCAACCCCCATGTCGACCGCCACCTCGTAGGGTGGGTCCCGGCCCACCATCTGGACCTCGATCCACATCAGCCAGTCCGTCATCCCGAGCGAGCGGAGCGAGTCGAGGGACCTCGCCCGATCACGGCTGAAAGAGACGAGGTCCCTCGGCTCCGCTGACGCTCCACTCGGGATGACGGAGAGTTCGATACGCGAGCGGCGCCCATGTCGACTTACGGCGGCGTCAGCAACGGCAGCGACCACTTGCGTCGCACATCGTCCGCCGCACGCCAGGCGATCGCGTCGCCGCGCAACAGCCGGAGCAGCGACCGCAGCGACACGCCGATGTTCGTCGCCGCCACCGACGGATCGCCACCCGTCGCATCCAACATGTCCAGCACCGACGCCACGGCCGCGGGGAACAACGGGTTCTTCGCGTTCATCTGAACACGCCCGTTCCGGACGTACTCGCTCCAAAACCACGGCCGCTCCAGCTCGCCAAGGTCGACGGCCACCCGCTCGCTCACCGCGATCTTCAGCCGAAGCTGTCGGACCGCATGACCGAGGTTGACCTTCGGCGACCGATCGTCGCCCGCCTGCGCCGTGATGCCCGTCGGCTGATGCAACAGTCGAACTTCCGCCGCCGTCTTGTTCCGCTTCTGCCCGCCCGGCCCGCCGGCCGCTCGCTTCTCGACGCGACAAGCCGCGAGCAGCTTCGCATCGTCCGCCGCCAGCCACTCGTCACGCGTCACGACGTCTTCACCTCGGCCGGGACGTCCGGCACCCGAAGCGTGAACGTGCTGCCAACGCCCGGCGTGCTCTTGACGCTGATGCTCCCGCCGATCGCACCGGCTGCGTGCTTCACGATGCTCAGGCCCAGCCCCGTCCCACGTGCACCCGACCGCGCGTTCGTCCCGGTCCGCGCCGCATCGACCTGGTAGAACCGCTCGAAGATGCGGTCGAGCTGCTCGGGCTCGATGCCGACGCCCGTGTCGGACACCACGAAGTCGACCTCGCGAATCGGCCGACCCGTCAGCCGCTTGTGCAACGCCCCGGCCGCGGCGGCGACGTCGACCGACGCGATCTCCAACGACACCCGACCGCCGGGCGACGTGTACTTGACCGCGTTTTCCACCAGGTTCTTCAACGCCAGCTGCAACAGCCGACGGTCCGACCTGAGCGCGTCAACCTCGAGCACGACGGGCAACGCCAGCTTGATGTCGCGCTCGGCCGCCATCGGCCCGACGAGCTGCCGAATCTCGCGGACGACGTCGGACACCGCGATGTCTTCGATCTCCGCCTGCTGTTCCGAGTCTTCCGAACGCGACAGGTCCAGCAGGTCGCGCAGCAACTCTTCCATGCGCAGCAGGTGCCCGCCCTGAATGTCCAGGCACCGCGCGACGTCGGGCGTGGCCAGGTCCGACGGATTCTCCACGAGGTCAAGCAGCGTCTCGTGCGCCACCTTGATCGCCGCGACGGGCGTCCGCAGTTCGTGCCCCGCGTTGGCGACGAAGTCGCTCTTCATCCGCAGCGCCTGATCGAGCGTCGAGATGTCGCGCAGAACCACCAGTACGCCGCCCGCCCGGCTGCGCGTCGCCACCGCCTGAAACGCCAGCGGCTTCGAACTCGTGCCGAGCCGCACGTCCTTCCGCAGCGGTAACCTCGGCCGACCGTCACGTCCGACCTCGTCCAGCTCGATCCCGGCCGTCCTGTCGAACAGCTTCAGCACGGCCGGCTCGCTGACGACCGTCTCGACCGTCTCGCCCAGCGCCTTGGCCTTGGGCAACCCCAGCAAGTCCGCCGCCGGCTGGTTCACCAGGATCAACCGCCGCCGCGTATCCGCGAGCAGGATCGGGTCCGGAAGCGCATCGACGAGCGCGTCGAGGTCTGACTTCTGCCGCTGCAACTGCCGAACCGTCTTCCCGACCGCCAGGTCACGCTTCACAACGGTCTCCGCCACCTCCCGCACCCTCTGACTCGGCCCACGCCCCCCCAGAAAATCAAACCCCGCCGGCCGTCGCTCCGACGCCAACGACACCCCCGCATCCTCCCCCGCCGCCCTCAAACTCCCCAGCAAC
Proteins encoded:
- a CDS encoding ATP-binding protein, yielding MAETVVKRDLAVGKTVRQLQRQKSDLDALVDALPDPILLADTRRRLILVNQPAADLLGLPKAKALGETVETVVSEPAVLKLFDRTAGIELDEVGRDGRPRLPLRKDVRLGTSSKPLAFQAVATRSRAGGVLVVLRDISTLDQALRMKSDFVANAGHELRTPVAAIKVAHETLLDLVENPSDLATPDVARCLDIQGGHLLRMEELLRDLLDLSRSEDSEQQAEIEDIAVSDVVREIRQLVGPMAAERDIKLALPVVLEVDALRSDRRLLQLALKNLVENAVKYTSPGGRVSLEIASVDVAAAAGALHKRLTGRPIREVDFVVSDTGVGIEPEQLDRIFERFYQVDAARTGTNARSGARGTGLGLSIVKHAAGAIGGSISVKSTPGVGSTFTLRVPDVPAEVKTS
- a CDS encoding peptide chain release factor-like protein; protein product: MTRDEWLAADDAKLLAACRVEKRAAGGPGGQKRNKTAAEVRLLHQPTGITAQAGDDRSPKVNLGHAVRQLRLKIAVSERVAVDLGELERPWFWSEYVRNGRVQMNAKNPLFPAAVASVLDMLDATGGDPSVAATNIGVSLRSLLRLLRGDAIAWRAADDVRRKWSLPLLTPP